AAACAATTGCGTAATAACGAAATGCGAGCTGGCGGAAGTGATATTACGCTAACTTCATTATACCCTATATATATTGGTAACAATAGAGTATCTGTTGTTGGAAACCCAAATTTAAGTAATATCAGAACTGTAATGATTGGACTTCGTAACCGCTCTAAAACCAATAACAATATTGCAGATGACGGAATGCCAAAATGTGTGGAAGTTTGGGTAAACGAATTACGTCTTACCGATTTTGACGAAAGAGGCGGATGGGCAGCTAACTTAAGAATGTCGGCAAAACTTGCCGATTTTGGAACAGTTACAGTTTCTGGCTCTACAAGTACACCTGGGTTTGGAAGTATTGAGAAAAAAGTTAGCGAACGAAGCAAGGAAGAAATTTTACAATATGATATAGCTTCAAATTTTGAACTTGGAAAATTCCTTCCTGAAAAAGTTAAACTAAGTGTTCCTATGTTTATTGGATACTCAGAAGGAATTAAAAACCCACAATATAATCCTCTGGATCCTGATATTCCATTAAAAGTTTCTCTTTCCGATTTAGAATCAAAAAGCGATAAAGATTCTTTAAGAAAAATGGTTCAGGATTATACAAGAAGAAAGAGTTTGAATTTTACCAATGTTAAATTAAATACTACCAGTACAACTCCCGCACCATGGAATATTTCAAACTTTGCAGTTAGTTATTCATTCAGCGAACAATATTCAAGAAATATCTCAACTGTTTTCAATCGTCAGAAAATGTACAGAGGTGCATTGACTTATAATTTTAACACTACACCTAAAAATGTAATGCCATTTCAAAATAGTAAATTGTTAAATAAACCGATTTTTAAACTTATTAAAGATTTTAATTTCTATTTTCTGCCTTCTCAATTCTCATTTATGACTGATGTTGACAGAACTTATAATGAAATTCAACTTCGAAATGTTGAAAATATGAGTTACCCAATTCCTGCAACATATACTAAAGATTTTCAGTGGAACAGAATTTATGACTTTAAATTTGACATAACTAAATCTTTAAAATTTGATTTCTCGGCAAATAATATTGCTAAAATTGATGAGCCTGTACAATATGGTCAAAGAGTAGATAAAGATTATAAACAGGAATACGAACATTGGAAAGACTCAGTATGGAACAGCGTTTCAAATTTTGGAAGAACTACAAATTATAGGCATAATTTCAATTTAAATTACACTTTACCAATAAATAAATTACCTATATTAAACTGGCTATCAGCTTCTGCAAGATACGGTGGTACATATGAATGGATTGCGACACCTCGCTTTGCAGACGAATCAATTAATTTAGGTAACACCATTAAAAACAGTAACACCCGTCAGATAAACGGTCAGGCAAATATGATTTCTTTATATAACAAATTGCCGGTTTTACAAAGAATTAACCAGAAATATGCCAAGGGTAAGAAACCTGCAAAGAAGCAAAAAGAAACGGTTGTATTCCCAAAACAAGGTGACCCACCTAGAAAATATAATTTTAAAGCAAATATTCCTAAATCAATTTCTCACAAACTCGGAACTATTGACGTTACAGTAAAAGTTACCGACACCTCAGGTAAAGATGTTCCAAATGTTCTGAAAGTTGTTACCGAAAACAGAGTTCTTATAACTACAGATAAAGATGTAGATATGGCATCTGTTGTTGTTACTGGTCAACGGGAAAAAGAAGATAATATTTTTATTATAGCTCTTGAACAATCTGCAAGACTTATGATGTGTGTTAAGAATATTACCGTTACTTATTCTGATAATAGCGGAACTGTATTGCCCGGTTATTTACCAAACACTAGATTTATAGGAATGGAACCTTATGGTCCAAGTTGGGCACCAGGTTTAGGATTTGTTGCAGGTATTCAGGATACTGCTTTTGGAACCAGAGCAGCAAATGAACATCGTTGGTTAACAAAAGATACTTTATTAAATGCTGCTTATTTAATGAACAACACAAGAACTCTTAATATCCGTGCTACAATTGAACCATTAACCGGAATGAGAATTGATGTAACAGCTAACAGAACTAATTCCGAAAACGAAACAAAGTACTTCAGATATAATAGCACAAATGACAATTTCAGTCAGTACGGAAAACAAGTTACAGGAAGTTTCAGTATGACATATAACACATGGAATACCACTTTCGAAAAATTTAATGCAGATTATAGCTCAAATAATTTTGACCACTTTAAAGACTATAGGCTAACAATTGCTAAAAGACTTGCTGCAAATCGTGCAGAAAGTTCATTGGCAAACTCTCAGGGTTATACAGGTCAGACAACTGCTGACGGATTCCCTGACGGTTATGGACCAACTTCACAGGATGTACTTATTCCTGCATTTTTAGCAGCATACTCGGGCAAAAGCCCAGATCATATAGGATTAACATCATTCCCTGGTGTTGCAAGTATGAGTCCTAACTGGAGTATAAATTATGGTGGCTTAACAAATTTAAAAATTGTAAAAAAATATTTCCGAACAGTTACTCTGGCTCATGCATACCGTTCTTCTTATAGTGTAAATTCATTCTCAACAAGTCTTGATTTTAATCAAGATCAATATGGTCAGGATGGTTTCAGCTGGACAAGATATACTTTAGGCAACTTTATTCCACAGCGAGAAATTAATGCTGTATCAATTAGCGAACAATTTAGTCCGCTTATTAGTATTGATGCAACAATGCTTAATAGTGTAATAGCAAAAGTAGAAATTAAACGAAGCAGAAATCTTTCTTTTGGTTTAAATAATAATCAGGTTACAGAAATGCAATCTAAAGAATTTGTTTTTGGAACTGGATACCGATATAAAGATTTAACATTCCAGATAAATTCTAAAACATTTAAAAGTGATTTAAACCTCCGCGCAGATGTTTCAATCAGAAACGATTTTACAATTATTCATAAATTAGAAATAACACAAACGGGTACTACAGGTGGCTATGATCAACTTACAGCAGGTCAGAAAATGATTACAATTAAAATTTCTGCAGATTATCAGCTGGGGCAAAACTTTAACCTCCGTTTATTCTATGATAGAATTGTTCGTAAGCCCAAAATATCTACAAGCTTTGACACATACAATACCAACGTTGGTA
The nucleotide sequence above comes from Bacteroidia bacterium. Encoded proteins:
- the sprA gene encoding cell surface protein SprA, yielding QPNTEDINRDNTLSEFESYFQYKIQMRPDKLQVGQNYIVDEITGQNSEGNPVKWYQFKIPLYKPDTIVGAIQDFKSIRFFRMFLRGYEKPVVLRFAKLELVRGEWRKYNASFLEGGFNLPDELSDAAFDVTAVNIEENGSKTPVNYVLPPGVDRVIDPTNPQLRQLNEQAMVLKVCALEDGDARAAYRNVTLDVRQYKRLQMFVHAEAMQGLPINNNDMCVFLRIGSDYQNNYYEYEIPLTLTPPGAYNNDDEEARKIVWPESNMFDFPFEDFQKVKQLRNNEMRAGGSDITLTSLYPIYIGNNRVSVVGNPNLSNIRTVMIGLRNRSKTNNNIADDGMPKCVEVWVNELRLTDFDERGGWAANLRMSAKLADFGTVTVSGSTSTPGFGSIEKKVSERSKEEILQYDIASNFELGKFLPEKVKLSVPMFIGYSEGIKNPQYNPLDPDIPLKVSLSDLESKSDKDSLRKMVQDYTRRKSLNFTNVKLNTTSTTPAPWNISNFAVSYSFSEQYSRNISTVFNRQKMYRGALTYNFNTTPKNVMPFQNSKLLNKPIFKLIKDFNFYFLPSQFSFMTDVDRTYNEIQLRNVENMSYPIPATYTKDFQWNRIYDFKFDITKSLKFDFSANNIAKIDEPVQYGQRVDKDYKQEYEHWKDSVWNSVSNFGRTTNYRHNFNLNYTLPINKLPILNWLSASARYGGTYEWIATPRFADESINLGNTIKNSNTRQINGQANMISLYNKLPVLQRINQKYAKGKKPAKKQKETVVFPKQGDPPRKYNFKANIPKSISHKLGTIDVTVKVTDTSGKDVPNVLKVVTENRVLITTDKDVDMASVVVTGQREKEDNIFIIALEQSARLMMCVKNITVTYSDNSGTVLPGYLPNTRFIGMEPYGPSWAPGLGFVAGIQDTAFGTRAANEHRWLTKDTLLNAAYLMNNTRTLNIRATIEPLTGMRIDVTANRTNSENETKYFRYNSTNDNFSQYGKQVTGSFSMTYNTWNTTFEKFNADYSSNNFDHFKDYRLTIAKRLAANRAESSLANSQGYTGQTTADGFPDGYGPTSQDVLIPAFLAAYSGKSPDHIGLTSFPGVASMSPNWSINYGGLTNLKIVKKYFRTVTLAHAYRSSYSVNSFSTSLDFNQDQYGQDGFSWTRYTLGNFIPQREINAVSISEQFSPLISIDATMLNSVIAKVEIKRSRNLSFGLNNNQVTEMQSKEFVFGTGYRYKDLTFQINSKTFKSDLNLRADVSIRNDFTIIHKLEITQTGTTGGYDQLTAGQKMITIKISADYQLGQNFNLRLFYDRIVRKPKISTSFDTYNTNVGISVRFTLSQ